Proteins co-encoded in one Brassica oleracea var. oleracea cultivar TO1000 chromosome C4, BOL, whole genome shotgun sequence genomic window:
- the LOC106341893 gene encoding leucine-rich repeat receptor-like tyrosine-protein kinase PXC3, which yields MALWCMSVLLILGFLSKSDLGEAQLSDEAALLAIKRDLRVPGWGSSSTEYCTWDRLKCGANNSFVETLDLSGLQLRGNVTLISDLRSLKHLDLSRNSFTGPIPASLGNLSELEFLDLSLNRFAGGIPVEFGNLRGLRWLNVSNNLLVGEIPDELMFLERLEEFQVSGNGLNGSIPHWVGNLSNLKVFTAYENELVGEIPKGLGLVSELELLNLHSNQLVGKIPKGFFEKGKLKVLVLTQNRLTGELPEEVGICSGLSSIRIGNNELVGVIPRTIGNITGLTYFEADNNNLSGEIVAEFSQCSNLTLLNLAANGFTGAIPTELGQLMSLQELILSGNSLFGEIPKSFLGLGNLNKLDVSNNRLNGTIPEELCGMPRLQYLLLDQNSIRGDIPHEIGNCLKLLELQLGRNYLTGTIPPEIGHLRSLQIALNLSFNHLHGPLPAELGRLDKLVSLDVSNNMLTGTIPQLLKGMMSLFEVNFSNNLLTGPVPVFVPFQKSPNSSFSGNKELCGAPLSSSCGYSDDIEHLRYSHRVSYRIVLAVIGSGVAVFVSVTVVVVLFMMREKQEKAAAKNIDVEEHVEDEQPAIIAGDVFLENLKQGIDLDAVVKATMKESNKLSTGTFSSVYKAVMPSGMIVSVKKLKSMDRAITQHQNKMIRELERLSKLCHDHLVTPIGFVIYEDVALLLHQHLPNGNLAQLIHESSKKPEYQPDWPMRLSIAVGVAEGLAFLHYVAIIHLDVSSSNVLLDSGYKPVLGEIEISKLLDPSRGTASISSVAGSFGYIPPEYAYTMQVTAPGNVYSYGVVLLEILTSRAPVEEEFDEGVDLVKWVHGASGRGETPEQILDANLSTVSFAWRREMLAALKVALLCTDITPAKRPKMKKVVEMLQEVNQSK from the exons ATGGCGTTATGGTGCATGTCCGTTCTTCTGATTCTTGGGTTCCTGTCAAAATCAGATCTTGGTGAAGCTCAGCTAAGCGATGAAGCTGCATTGTTAGCCATTAAGAGAGACCTTAGAGTTCCAGGATGGGGTAGTAGCAGCACAGAGTACTGTACTTGGGATAGGCTCAAGTGTGGTGCTAACAACTCCTTTGTTGAAACGCTTGATCTCTCAGGGCTTCAGCTTAGAGGTAATGTCACTTTAATCTCCGACCTCAGAAGCTTGAAGCATCTAGATCTCTCTCGTAACAGCTTCACCGGCCCGATTCCTGCATCTCTCGGCAACTTGTCCGAGCTTGAGTTTCTTGATTTGTCTCTGAACCGTTTTGCTGGTGGGATTCCAGTTGAGTTTGGTAACCTTAGAGGTCTTAGATGGCTTAACGTTTCTAACAACTTGCTTGTGGGAGAGATACCTGATGAGCTTATGTTTCTAGAGAGGTTAGAGGAGTTTCAAGTCTCTGGAAACGGGTTAAACGGTTCTATACCTCACTGGGTAGGGAACCTGAGTAACCTCAAGGTGTTTACAGCTTATGAGAATGAGTTGGTAGGTGAGATACCTAAAGGGCTAGGTTTGGTTTCTGAACTGGAGTTATTGAACCTTCACTCAAACCAGCTTGTGGGGAAGATTCCAAAGGGGTTTTTCGAGAAAGGGAAGCTTAAAGTTTTGGTCTTGACGCAGAATAGGTTGACCGGTGAGCTCCCTGAAGAGGTGGGAATCTGCAGTGGCCTCTCCAGCATCAGAATTGGGAACAACGAGCTTGTAGGAGTTATTCCCAGGACAATAGGAAACATAACTGGACTTACTTATTTTGAAGCAGACAATAACAATCTCTCAGGTGAGATTGTTGCAGAGTTCTCTCAGTGCTCTAACCTCACTCTCCTGAATCTAGCAGCTAATGGGTTCACTGGAGCCATTCCAACAGAGCTTGGTCAGCTCATGAGTCTTCAAGAGCTGATTCTCTCTGGTAACAGTCTCTTTGGGGAGATTCCTAAATCATTTCTTGGATTAGGAAACCTCAACAAGCTTGATGTAAGTAACAACAGACTCAACGGCACCATCCCTGAGGAGCTTTGCGGCATGCCGAGGCTTCAGTATCTGCTCCTTGATCAGAACTCCATAAGAGGAGACATCCCACATGAGATTGGAAACTGTCTGAAGCTGCTTGAACTCCAGCTGGGTAGAAACTACTTGACCGGAACCATTCCTCCTGAGATTGGTCACTTGAGGAGCTTGCAGATAGCTCTAAACTTGAGTTTCAACCATCTTCATGGACCATTGCCTGCCGAGTTGGGAAGACTCGACAAGCTTGTGTCATTAGATGTCTCTAACAACATGCTTACAGGAACCATACCGCAGCTGCTAAAAGGCATGATGAGTTTGTTCGAAGTTAATTTCTCAAACAACCTCTTGACCGGTCCGGTTCCTGTCTTTGTTCCATTTCAAAAGTCTCCAAACTCGAGCTTCTCGGGGAACAAAGAGCTTTGTGGAGCGCCGTTGAGCTCTTCTTGTGGATACTCTGATGATATTGAGCATTTGAGGTACAGTCACAGAGTGTCATACAGGATTGTGCTCGCAGTGATTGGTTCAGGTGTTGCTGTCTTTGTATCAGTCACTGTTGTGGTGGTTCTCTTCATGATGAGGGAGAAACAAGAGAAAGCAGCAGCTAAAAATATAGATGTTGAAGAACACGTTGAGGATGAGCAACCAGCGATTATAGCCGGAGATGTCTTCCTTGAGAATCTTAAACAAGGGATTGATCTAGACGCAGTTGTGAAAGCAACCATGAAGGAGTCAAATAAGCTCAGTACAGGAACGTTTAGTTCGGTTTACAAAGCAGTCATGCCTTCAGGGATGATTGTTTCGGTGAAGAAACTCAAATCCATGGATAGAGCTATAACTCAGCATCAGAACAAGATGATCAGAGAACTTGAAAGACTCAGTAAACTTTGCCATGACCACTTGGTTACACCGATTGGGTTTGTTATATATGAAGATGTTGCTCTCTTGTTGCATCAGCATTTACCTAATGGTAACTTAGCTCAGCTGATTCATGAGTCCTCCAAGAAGCCAGAGTACCAACCTGACTGGCCAATGAGACTGTCCATAGCCGTTGGAGTAGCTGAAGGCTTAGCGTTTCTCCACTATGTCGCCATTATTCACCTTGATGTTTCCTCTAGCAATGTCTTGCTAGACTCTGGTTACAAACCTGTGCTTGGAGAAATCGAAATATCGAAATTGTTAGATCCATCTCGAGGCACTGCAAGTATTAGCTCAGTTGCTGGTTCCTTTGGCTACATCCCTCCAG AGTATGCATACACAATGCAAGTTACTGCGCCGGGGAATGTATACAGCTACGGAGTCGTGTTGCTTGAGATTCTAACCTCAAGAGCGCCTGTGGAGGAAGAGTTTGATGAAGGAGTGGATTTGGTGAAATGGGTTCATGGAGCTTCAGGGAGAGGAGAAACACCGGAACAGATACTTGACGCCAACCTTAGCACTGTATCCTTTGCTTGGAGGAGAGAGATGCTTGCAGCTCTGAAAGTTGCATTGCTATGCACAGATATCACACCTGCAAAAAGGCCAAAGATGAAGAAAGTAGTTGAAATGCTTCAAGAGGTTAACCAAAGTAAATGA
- the LOC106341894 gene encoding 40S ribosomal protein S2-3-like, with translation MAERGGERGAERGGDRGGFGRGFGGGRGDRGGRGGPRGRGGRRGGRPTEEEKWTPVTKLGRLVQAGKIQKLEQIYLHSLPVKEYQIIDLLVGPTLKDEVMKIMPVQKQTRAGQRTRFKAFVVVGDTNGHVGLGVKCSKEVATAIRGGIILAKLSVIPVRRGYWGNKIGKPHTVPCKVTGKCGSVTVRMVPAPRGAGIVAARVPKKVLQFAGIDDVFTSSRGSTKTLGNFVKATFDCLQKTYGFLTPEFWKETSFKKSPYQEYTDLLAEKGTKKLITEVEDQQASS, from the exons ATGGCGGAACGTGGCGGAGAACGCGGCGCCGAGCGAGGTGGAGACCGCGGTGGCTTCGGTCGTGGATTCGGAGGAGGTCGCGGCGATCGCGGTGGCCGCGGCGGTCCGAGAGGACGCGGCGGCCGACGCGGAGGCCGTCCCACCGAGGAGGAGAAATGGACTCCAGTGACCAAGCTCGGCCGTCTCGTCCAAGCCGGAAAGATCCAGAAGCTCGAGCAGATCTACCTCCACTCGCTCCCCGTCAAGGAGTACCAGATCATCGACCTCCTCGTCGGCCCCACCCTAAAAGACGAGGTGATGAAGATTATGCCGGTTCAGAAGCAGACGAGGGCCGGGCAGAGGACGAGGTTCAAGGCCTTCGTCGTCGTCGGGGACACGAACGGGCACGTTGGTTTGGGTGTGAAGTGCTCCAAGGAGGTGGCTACTGCGATTAGAGGAGGGATTATATTGGCGAAGCTCTCGGTGATTCCGGTGAGGAGAGGATACTGGGGGAATAAGATTGGGAAGCCGCATACGGTTCCTTGTAAGGTTACGGGGAAGTGTGGGTCCGTTACGGTGAGGATGGTGCCGGCTCCGAGAGGTGCGGGGATTGTGGCGGCTAGGGTTCCTAAGAAGGTTCTTCAGTTCGCTGGGATTGATGACGTGTTCACTTCTTCCAGGGGGTCCACCAAAACTCTTGGAAACTTTGTTAAG GCAACATTTGATTGTCTTCAGAAGACGTATGGATTCCTGACACCAGAGTTCTGGAAAGAGACGAGCTTCAAAAAATCACCGTACCAGGAGTACACTGATTTGCTGGCCGAGAAGGGAACTAAGAAACTTATAACAGAGGTTGAAGACCAACAAGCATCATCCTAA
- the LOC106340439 gene encoding polygalacturonase ADPG2-like → MACYCKLLTGFLLWALLMLSWCEASRRSINGYDHHHSYGIFKSNSLIKRRDDGTRLKSFARVSSLPPTTVSVSDFGAKGDGKTDDTQAFVNAWNKACSSSGAVNLLVPERKTYFLKSIRLNGPCKSIITVQIFGTLSASQKRSDYKDITKWITFDSVNSLSVDGGATGTVNGNGETWWQNSCKRNEAQPCTNAPTALTFYNSKNLRVNNLRVRNAQQIQISIEKCSNVQVSNVEVTAPADSPNTDGIHITNSQNIQISKSIIGTGDDCISIETGSQNVNINDLTCGPGHGISIGSLGDDNSKAFVSGVTVDGAKLSGTDNGVRIKTYQGGSGTASDIIFQNIQMDNVKNPIIIDQDYCDKSKCTEQTSAVQVKNVVYRNISGTSASDIAITLNCSKNYPCQGIVLDKVNIKGGKGSCSNANVMDKGIVFPQCKST, encoded by the exons ATGGCTTGTTATTGCAAACTCTTAACCGGCTTCCTATTATGGGCTCTTTTGATGCTTTCATGGTGCGAAGCTTCAAGACGCAGCATTAATGGATATGATCATCATCATTCTTATGGAATTTTCAAATCCAATAGCTTAATCAAGCGAAGAGATGATGGTACACGTTTGAAAAGCTTCGCACGAGTCTCTTCGCTGCCTCCAACCACCGTTAGTGTTTCTGATTTTGGAGCTAAAGGAGATGGAAAAACCGATGACACGCAG GCGTTCGTGAATGCATGGAATAAAGCATGTTCTTCAAGTGGAGCCGTTAATCTCTTAGTTCCTGAAAGGAAGACTTACTTCCTCAAGTCTATTCGATTAAATGGTCCATGCAAATCAATCATTACCGTTCAG ATCTTCGGAACATTATCGGCATCTCAAAAACGATCGGATTACAAAGATATCACCAAATGGATTACGTTTGATAGCGTTAACAGTCTGTCTGTAGATGGTGGAGCCACCGGAACTGTCAACGGAAACGGCGAAACGTGGTGGCAAAACTCATGCAAACGGAACGAAGCTCAG CCATGCACAAACGCACCAACG GCTCTTACTTTCTACAACTCGAAGAATTTGAGAGTGAATAATCTGAGGGTGAGAAATGCGCAACAGATTCAGATTTCGATTGAGAAATGCTCCAACGTCCAGGTCTCAAATGTTGAGGTCACTGCGCCTGCTGATAGTCCTAACACCGATGGTATACACATCACTAACAGCCAAAACATTCAAATCTCCAAATCCATCATTGGAACAG GTGATGATTGTATATCTATTGAAACTGGATCACAAAATGTTAACATCAATGATTTAACTTGTGGTCCCGGTCACGGCATCAG CATTGGGAGCTTAGGAGATGACAATTCAAAGGCATTTGTATCAGGTGTGACTGTGGATGGTGCTAAGCTTTCTGGTACAGACAATGGAGTTAGGATCAAAACTTACCAG GGAGGGTCAGGAACTGCTAGCGATATCATATTCCAGAACATTCAGATGGACAATGTGAAGAATCCAATCATAATCGACCAAGATTATTGCGACAAGAGCAAATGCACCGAACAG ACATCTGCGGTCCAAGTGAAGAACGTGGTGTACCGGAACATAAGTGGCACAAGCGCATCAGACATAGCAATAACGTTGAACTGTAGCAAGAACTATCCATGCCAAGGGATTGTGCTTGACAAAGTGAACATTAAGGGAGGCAAAGGAAGCTGCAGCAATGCTAATGTGATGGATAAAGGCATTGTTTTTCCTCAATGCAAATCCACTTAA
- the LOC106337821 gene encoding uncharacterized protein LOC106337821, with the protein MKGRLATGDCMRYWNGNVNTSCVLCIELLETVEHLFFECDYSAQIWEALMKGVLREKFTVSWEEMMRIMRDTKRGMINLFLIKYMFQATVYMIWSERNRRRHGETEAPADLLIKLLDKNMRNKLTLVQRKGDKEIGEGMQHWFNTR; encoded by the coding sequence ATGAAAGGAAGACTTGCCACTGGAGATTGCATGAGATACTGGAATGGGAATGTCAATACGTCATGTGTCTTGTGTATTGAACTGCTGGAAACTGTAGAGCATTTATTTTTTGAGTGTGATTACTCTGCGCAGATTTGGGAGGCTTTGATGAAGGGTGTTTTGAGAGAAAAGTTTACGGTGAGTTGGGAAGAAATGATGAGAATCATGAGAGATACAAAGAGAGGGATGATAAATCTGTTTCTTATCAAGTACATGTTTCAAGCGACTGTGTACATGATTTGGAGCGAGCGTAATAGAAGGAGACATGGGGAAACTGAAGCTCCAGCAGACCTCTTGATAAAGCTTCTTGATAAGAATATGAGAAACAAGCTCACTCTAGTGCAAAGGAAAGGTGATAAAGAGATTGGAGAAGGAATGCAACATTGGTTTAATACAAGATAG